In Calothrix sp. PCC 7507, one DNA window encodes the following:
- a CDS encoding aromatic ring-hydroxylating dioxygenase subunit alpha — MNSNSQNISSTRKLKTFNNPERFIEGWYWAILSPDLRVGEVKSVNLLGRELVIYRGKDRKAVTFDAYCPHMGTHLAEGKVEGNGLRCCFHHWKFDGGGFCVDIPCLDEPLPITLKAWPTAEKYGIIWVWTGETPLQPIPFVPELEHKECSSVVSSHFITNCHPNVVLINTIDAQHFNTIHKLLSAIVFEKQELNQNAITFRNTTPSSENAFLIKLIRPFYKNSMAYDVCYWYGSTGTTTFGPDFLHFHIMFAMRLLEGGKAEIQTLLIVKKHKGIFSWLYNRFVLWITKIAANHFLKADINIFRTIKFDLKTPIKADQSIIQFINHLEKQTALSWGTWQQARLSRDEESRENREKWRDVLND, encoded by the coding sequence ATGAATTCCAACTCGCAGAATATTAGCTCAACCCGCAAGCTAAAAACTTTCAATAATCCAGAGCGTTTTATCGAGGGATGGTATTGGGCAATACTTTCCCCTGATCTGCGGGTGGGTGAGGTCAAATCTGTCAATTTATTAGGCAGAGAACTAGTGATTTATAGGGGTAAAGACCGCAAAGCAGTCACCTTTGATGCCTATTGTCCACACATGGGCACTCACCTCGCAGAAGGTAAAGTGGAAGGTAATGGACTACGCTGTTGTTTCCACCACTGGAAGTTTGATGGTGGAGGATTTTGTGTCGATATTCCATGTTTAGATGAACCGCTTCCTATTACATTAAAAGCTTGGCCAACTGCAGAGAAATACGGGATAATTTGGGTTTGGACTGGAGAAACACCATTACAACCTATACCTTTTGTCCCAGAGTTAGAACATAAAGAATGTAGCAGTGTTGTTAGTTCCCACTTCATTACGAATTGTCATCCTAATGTAGTGCTGATTAATACTATTGATGCTCAACACTTCAATACGATTCACAAACTATTATCAGCAATTGTCTTTGAAAAACAGGAATTGAATCAGAATGCTATTACTTTCAGGAATACTACACCCAGTAGTGAAAATGCTTTTTTAATTAAACTTATCCGTCCCTTCTACAAAAATTCTATGGCATATGATGTTTGCTATTGGTATGGTAGCACTGGTACAACAACATTTGGACCCGACTTTCTCCATTTTCACATTATGTTTGCCATGCGTCTTCTAGAAGGTGGAAAAGCAGAGATTCAAACTTTATTGATAGTTAAAAAACACAAAGGAATTTTCAGTTGGTTATATAATCGATTTGTGCTGTGGATAACTAAAATTGCTGCTAATCATTTCCTCAAAGCTGACATCAATATTTTTCGGACAATTAAATTTGATTTAAAAACTCCAATCAAGGCAGATCAGTCAATCATACAGTTTATCAATCATCTTGAAAAACAAACTGCTCTGTCTTGGGGGACTTGGCAACAAGCACGCTTATCACGGGATGAAGAAAGTAGGGAGAATAGAGAGAAATGGCGAGATGTACTAAATGACTAA
- a CDS encoding heavy metal-responsive transcriptional regulator, with protein MLTQDNKLLLIGQVTALSGIPIRTIRYYESLGLLQSSGRTEGGFRQFSVDVLTRLAFIKRVQSLGLSLEEIGDILKVYDQGQPPCGEIKEKLEDKLVQIEHQIEQLLALKSEIRVLLSGWKNMDSQHQDKICSIIQP; from the coding sequence ATATTAACTCAAGATAATAAATTACTTTTGATTGGACAAGTAACAGCTTTGAGCGGAATTCCGATCAGGACAATTCGCTATTACGAGAGTTTGGGTTTATTGCAGTCATCAGGCAGAACTGAGGGAGGTTTTCGACAGTTTTCTGTAGATGTGCTGACTCGTCTTGCATTTATCAAAAGGGTGCAAAGCTTAGGTCTGAGCTTGGAAGAAATTGGCGATATTCTCAAGGTTTATGATCAAGGACAGCCTCCTTGTGGCGAAATTAAAGAAAAGCTGGAAGACAAGCTAGTGCAGATTGAGCATCAAATTGAACAGCTGTTAGCTTTAAAGTCCGAAATCAGAGTTTTGCTTTCAGGCTGGAAGAATATGGATAGTCAGCATCAGGATAAAATTTGTTCTATTATCCAACCTTAG
- a CDS encoding AraC family transcriptional regulator, translating to MNAANINLMNDTQAKREADRAQAHRDELTELIAQAIRHDGTIEPLKGLHFNRASSPSECLHSVSIPAFCAIAQGSKEVLLGSDRYQYDPMHYLLGTVELPIISQILEASKAQPYLSLRLDLDPTLVGSVMVKAGYPSSRNRADVKAIDVSPLNANLLDAVVRLVRLLDSPGEAHVLAPLIKREIIYRLLMGEQGNRLRHIAVLGGYTYHIARAVERLRKDFNEPIKIENIAREMGMSVSGFHHHFKSVTAMSPLQFQKQLRLQEARRLMLGENLDATSAAYRVGYDDASHFNREYKRLFGAPPMRDVERLREAARETASSI from the coding sequence ATGAACGCTGCCAATATCAATTTAATGAACGATACGCAGGCAAAGCGCGAGGCAGACAGAGCGCAAGCCCACAGAGACGAACTGACTGAGCTGATTGCCCAGGCGATTCGTCATGATGGGACGATTGAGCCACTGAAAGGTTTGCACTTCAACCGCGCCTCCTCGCCTTCAGAATGCCTTCATAGTGTCTCTATCCCTGCCTTTTGTGCGATCGCTCAGGGCAGCAAAGAAGTTCTTCTGGGTAGCGATCGCTATCAGTACGACCCGATGCATTATCTGCTGGGTACGGTCGAACTGCCCATTATCAGCCAAATTCTGGAAGCGTCCAAGGCGCAACCGTACCTGAGCCTGCGCCTCGATCTCGACCCCACCCTCGTTGGCTCAGTGATGGTCAAGGCTGGGTATCCCTCATCGCGCAACCGTGCCGATGTGAAAGCGATCGATGTAAGTCCGTTGAATGCAAATTTGTTGGACGCTGTGGTGCGGCTCGTCAGGCTTTTAGATTCCCCTGGTGAAGCTCATGTTCTCGCACCACTGATTAAGCGGGAAATTATTTACCGACTCCTGATGGGAGAGCAAGGTAATCGGCTCCGTCATATTGCAGTTCTGGGTGGCTACACTTACCACATCGCCAGAGCCGTCGAGCGACTTCGTAAAGACTTTAATGAGCCGATCAAGATTGAAAACATCGCCCGAGAAATGGGAATGAGTGTCTCAGGCTTTCACCATCACTTCAAGTCTGTCACTGCAATGAGTCCCTTGCAGTTCCAAAAGCAACTGCGGCTCCAGGAGGCTCGCCGTCTGATGCTGGGGGAAAACCTTGACGCTACCAGTGCTGCCTATCGAGTGGGGTATGACGATGCCTCGCACTTCAACCGTGAGTACAAGCGGCTCTTTGGTGCCCCACCGATGCGCGATGTGGAGCGGCTACGAGAAGCTGCTAGGGAAACTGCTAGTTCAATATGA
- a CDS encoding cupin domain-containing protein → MDIKRSGSQPSAKGQAEYFTGTVRVDPLFEAHDPARTSGASVTFEPAARTAWHTHPLGQTLIVTAGCGLIQRWGGAIEEIRPGDAIWISPSEKHWHGATATTSITHIAIQEWLDGKPVDWLEHVSDEQYEGIP, encoded by the coding sequence ATGGACATTAAAAGAAGTGGCTCACAGCCTTCCGCTAAAGGGCAGGCTGAGTATTTTACCGGCACTGTCCGCGTTGACCCCCTGTTCGAGGCACACGATCCAGCACGCACGTCTGGCGCTAGTGTCACGTTCGAGCCTGCTGCTAGGACAGCATGGCATACCCACCCGTTGGGACAAACCCTAATCGTGACGGCTGGCTGTGGACTTATACAGCGATGGGGCGGTGCGATCGAAGAAATTCGACCGGGGGACGCGATTTGGATCTCGCCGAGTGAGAAGCATTGGCACGGTGCTACAGCAACCACATCCATTACGCACATCGCCATTCAGGAATGGCTCGACGGCAAGCCTGTGGACTGGCTGGAGCATGTCAGCGACGAGCAGTATGAAGGAATACCTTAA
- a CDS encoding cyclophilin-like fold protein produces the protein MTSDASLKMPTEISTKQADSMQINIKVKDKIVTATLIDSKTTQDFISLLPLTLTLEDYARTEKVSDLPKRLSTEDALPGSDPAVGDIAYYAPWGNLAIYYRDFEYSNGLVILGKIDGGIEALNVPGSVEVTIELVQ, from the coding sequence ATGACTAGCGATGCCTCGTTGAAGATGCCGACTGAAATATCAACCAAGCAGGCAGACAGTATGCAGATAAACATCAAGGTCAAAGACAAAATTGTTACAGCCACTTTGATCGACAGCAAAACCACTCAGGATTTTATTTCCCTGCTGCCATTAACGCTGACCTTAGAAGATTACGCGAGAACCGAAAAAGTCAGCGATCTGCCAAAAAGATTATCTACAGAAGATGCACTCCCAGGCAGCGATCCTGCTGTTGGAGATATTGCTTATTACGCTCCTTGGGGAAATTTGGCGATCTATTATCGAGATTTTGAATACTCAAACGGACTCGTGATCCTCGGAAAAATAGACGGTGGCATCGAGGCATTGAATGTGCCTGGCTCTGTAGAAGTGACAATCGAGCTTGTTCAATAG
- a CDS encoding cupin domain-containing protein, which translates to MKLLATTIISFSLLTLALAHAGQTQVTSDNDTRIVEIARKGSQPSTRGSTEYFTGSVRIDPLFSARDPSRTAGASVTFQPGGRTAWHTHPLGQTLIVTAGSGYVQQWGGQIQEIKPGDVVRIPPGLKHWH; encoded by the coding sequence ATGAAACTGCTTGCGACGACTATCATCTCATTTTCCCTGCTTACTTTGGCGCTTGCTCATGCGGGTCAGACACAAGTTACATCAGACAATGACACACGGATAGTGGAGATCGCTCGGAAAGGTTCGCAGCCTTCTACTAGAGGATCAACCGAATATTTCACAGGTTCCGTCCGCATCGATCCCCTGTTTTCAGCACGCGACCCATCACGCACGGCTGGCGCTAGTGTAACCTTCCAGCCTGGTGGTAGGACAGCGTGGCATACACATCCACTAGGACAGACCCTGATAGTGACGGCTGGGTCTGGTTATGTCCAGCAATGGGGCGGACAAATTCAGGAAATCAAACCAGGTGATGTTGTCCGAATTCCGCCCGGACTGAAACACTGGCATTGA
- a CDS encoding SDR family oxidoreductase — translation MTTNENRNYTGKVAFVTGAANGIGRATALAFAREGANVVVADISEQGNQETAHMIEELGGRAIAVKCNVTQAEDVKAALSKTIETFGRLDFAFNNAGVEQKNTPTAEIEEEEWDRIVDIDLRGVFLCMKYEIPLLLKQGGGAIVNTSSGAGVIGIKGGAAYTAAKHAVIGLTKSAALDYASQNIRVNAVAPGYIDTPMMDRFTGGTAKGKEKVIAEEPIGRMGQPEEIANAVLWLCSDASSFVVGHTLVVDGGQTVQ, via the coding sequence ATGACAACGAACGAGAATAGAAACTACACAGGAAAAGTTGCGTTTGTGACTGGAGCAGCGAACGGCATTGGTCGAGCTACGGCGCTGGCATTTGCCCGTGAGGGCGCTAATGTAGTGGTCGCCGACATTTCAGAACAGGGCAATCAAGAAACGGCACACATGATCGAAGAACTCGGCGGACGAGCGATCGCCGTCAAGTGCAACGTAACGCAAGCCGAGGACGTGAAGGCGGCTCTTTCCAAGACCATTGAGACCTTCGGGCGGCTGGACTTTGCTTTTAATAACGCTGGTGTGGAGCAGAAAAATACACCCACAGCAGAAATCGAAGAGGAAGAATGGGATCGGATCGTAGACATCGACCTGCGCGGCGTTTTTCTGTGCATGAAGTATGAAATTCCGCTGCTACTCAAGCAAGGGGGCGGCGCGATCGTGAACACATCATCGGGTGCTGGGGTCATAGGCATCAAGGGCGGAGCCGCATACACTGCCGCAAAACACGCCGTGATCGGACTCACCAAGTCGGCGGCTCTCGACTACGCCTCGCAGAACATCCGCGTCAACGCTGTTGCTCCCGGTTACATTGACACACCGATGATGGATCGCTTCACTGGCGGCACTGCTAAAGGAAAGGAGAAGGTGATTGCAGAGGAGCCAATTGGCAGGATGGGTCAGCCCGAAGAGATCGCCAATGCCGTCCTCTGGCTGTGTTCAGACGCATCCTCCTTCGTCGTCGGACACACCTTAGTCGTCGATGGCGGTCAAACGGTGCAGTAA